In the Colias croceus chromosome 1, ilColCroc2.1 genome, TGTGTCAAAACAAGagcttttacttttatttctatttatgtggtataattacgacttaatagtgataaatatgatcattataaatacaaataggaattaacaatatcacgaacaCGTGACACAATTAGTATTTTACCGATTCCATATGTGGTCATACATGTTTCAAAACacaaactttttatattatttcaatttatccggTATAATTAAGACTTAATAGTGATACATATGATcattacaaatacaaataggaattaacaatatcacgaataCGTGGCACAACTCAAATTTTACCGATACCACCCGTGGTCATCCTCCTTTGGATGATAAGgatcttgttagaaaaatataaattttgactaaaatcggcattttttttttcaaaaatcaaattactaattaataatcagagttatcaccatttacattaatttacaaacgatatcggttgttcttacttaaaattgaataccaatgtcttattgcggtatgtgttctttggaagtgttcgtaaagttgttgatccgtaattaaattttgcggaAAATCTTTTAGAGCGCTTAGTTGTGACATATCCTAAGCATATTCAATAGAATTAAAAGACGAGCGAATATGCAAGCCAGTCtaaaacttgaatattttctaaaatgaaactagagtcgcatttatttttgaacatactgtaagtgaaattgcataagtgtgagtactgtgaacatgccagctttAGTTAATTGACCGATAGCCGGATAAAAAACAGTAATTAGATTTGGCgcgtaatttaaaatgttacggCGTTTTCAAATCAGATACTGTCAGATACCTTTAAAAAGGTACCGTGGGCGTTTATGTCATAAAGTTGGATAACAGCTTGGGCCGGTACCACTATCGAGCTGCATGCCTTTTAATAGGTATCTGGGCGTTACGAGGATAGTATTGTCATCCTTGAGATTGTTCTGGCCGAACGATTTTGCTGTAAAAACTTCCACTTATATTTAGATCATTTCCTTGATGGGACTTTTTGTGACTATATTTAGGCTTCATCAAGAAGACCTTGCATGACACACAAATAGTCCACAGATGTAGCGAGCGAATGTGCTAGAAGAATGCCTCTCGTAAGAACTTCCCGAACTTTCCATACATCCATAGCGTTACAGGGTCGGAAGGCGCAGGAGAGACCTCGCTTTACAATTCTTATTGGTTGGAATCTCCATGGCTGATCTAGCCACCAGCTGAAAAATTTATGTGCGTTTTATACAGGGAAAGCAGCGATACTTTGGATATGACGCAAGTGCGTCGTTCATGTACCTAGTCAGATTTCTAACATCGATTAGGTACCATGATTATCCATTCCCATGCGGTTatgatatctatataatacGTATTTTAAATGCAAAGGTAAGGCTGACagtgaaatataatttctacATACTGTCGAATTCTACAGCGCGTTGAAAGGATTATAAACAAACTcgaataggtatatttaccTTAAAAACAGGCTCtcataagtaaaataagtCAGGGCTAAAATGAAAAACGGGTATATGAGAGGCATTAAAACAACGAGGCACAGCAGGAGGGTCCCAATGAGTTTGAGGAAGGTTGGGAACGGCGCGCCATATCGCCAGAGAGCTCTGATGTCACCGCAGAACTCCTTCAGAAGAACTCTAGCGCGACCGAATCCAGATGCGGAGCGAAGCTACTGAAACGTgcgttttgtattatttaattgtaaaaggATTGGTTTTCTGTGTGAGTACCTATAGGAACCAGACCTATACCAGAGCAGTTCGAGTGACaagaaaattaaactttagaaatttttaacaaactgGATTTAAGCTGAAAATTGTCATAACAGTTAAATATGATAGTCTTTcgtcataatattacaatttgaaCGTACAATAAATATCATATCGTAGAGCCAACTAcctatgttatattatgtaggttgGTTTTCAACATGTTACACCTACTTTAGAAAAAGAAAACCCTTTAGGACAAGCTTGGCAAATTCGAACCATAAAAACAATGTTCATAGAAAAGCTGAATTTGGAGAGTCTCAGAAGAAGAGGGTCGCTTGTATGGTGTCGATTGTCGAAGTGGCCATATGAATTTCACCTCTTCTTGTATGtttctcaaaataaaattgatcgAACTTATCAGTTAGGCTAATAGGGTATGTATGATTAACATGATGaacaagataatattataattcctCATaccattcaaataaaaaaataaagatttttatttaatatttgtttttgattcaaaatagaattattattatattatattataaaataaaaaatagtttttcttggatatatttcttaatatatccaagaaaaactattttttatctattgatGTAGAatctatgaataaaatttaaataatagcaCGCCATaaaatctaatatctaatatatattataaaggcaaaagtttgtaaggatgtatggatgtatggatgtatggatgtttgttactctttcacgtaaaaactactgaaccgattacaatgaaatttagcacacatatagagggtaacttggattaacacataggatagtttttatcccggaaatcccacgggaacgggaactatgcgggttttcctttgcaaacgcgggcgaagccgcgggcggaaatctagtatctTATATTTACGCTTAAAAAGCCCTGAATTTACACTCCTATGTGTGTACTTGTGTAGGTTAAAGGTGTATAAtggcaaataaataattattattttttaaaagtaaacatagattaatttatcttttaaatgttgagatgttgtttttgtttgtacctacataattaattcccaagtaactttttatataatttgtcgacaagaaatttaaaaaataaaccccCGTAATATCCATGTATCTGCAGAACATAGCAAACCCATTATAAtgggataaaaaaaataaagatcaAACCGAACCTTACTTTAAGACAAGAAATTAAGCctttattttgatgacgcATTTTAGATCTAGTCATGAGTAGAAAAATTGTTGTAggtattgtattatgtatacctacttatgcttatttttttacattgagtaaaaaatacgaaaagaacacctttatatatttttttgtattggtAATTATAGCGGCACCGGAAATACatcatttatgaaatttcaacTGTCTAGCAATCATGGTTTATTAAATACAGCTTGGAGATAGACAGACAGCGGAGACTTAGTAATAGGGTCCTGATTTACCCTTTGGGTACGAAACCCTAAATCTGTATTCAATATgaaaaatgaattataaaatcaCTTTACAGCCTCTACCACTATTAAGTATCATCCGCGTTTATTTACATTGAATAGTTAACAAAACACTTGACAGATGTGAAACATGATTGAACCGGACTTGCTACTCAATATAGTATCGAATTCCATTGTCCCAACttatatgcattttaattcCTAATAATCATATTTCAGTGACGTAGCATAAAAATTGTTGCCCTTGCCtcgatttatataatatacttagcAAATATTGGTAGGTACAGATATGTCCCTAAACCATTCTCCCAAATCGAAAATTTACCTACTTTGAGTGCAAAAGTCGTCCTAGATGGGTCTTATAATCAAAAAACATGAAACCTACACGTACAACTTAGTGAGCCTGTTcgaaatatacctacctaggtactgGTTATGAGGAAAAtagtataagtataatattttatgctaaattcattttttaagttcaaattacaataaaatgatTCAGAAGTGTATTTTCGCGCCTTTGttcattttttgtttgattcagaaaatatgtacaaataGAAAGACGTGTgaaatatatgtaggtatatgtagatataaatttaattgtaaattaatcgaatttattaaattaagtacttCCCGATGGCCTACAACCTTCCTGTACGCAAACACACGCAGTTGCTTCGATAcatagttatatattataattatttataagctgataaaatgtaaaatatatgcaatttaattaaatctacaATTTAATCATCATTTTAACgctatgaataattattttatgcaaaaacaGAAAAATGTGCGTAAATTTGTGAGTAGGCCTTAATTATTGTATGCAAGTATGTAACACGGTCTACAAATATAAGTGTGGCtggtaaatatatatatttatgcaATTTAATTGTAACAGGTCaggttaagtttttttttacatccTTAAGAACCGACTAATTTTTCGAACATAAAGGTATACGAAGATATAATAGTAGCTGCCTAACAAAGAATACATCActattaagtaataataaataagaattgagTAACTAAGaggaaaatattatcttaaataaaGAGTAATAACCTTGAGTAGATGAATTCTtctattatttgcaaattgcaattaaaaaaacCAATGTGAATTCCTGATCTCTTTGttcttattaataacaattatacgttatattaataatatctaattataCGTAAATGttagataattatttcatatttttaaacgaaaCAAAAATTAGTTGTTTAATCCAGAAAATATCCAGTAAGATCTAGCGCGCAaaagcaacttttgtctccgcaactattttgtctctgccatcaactctatggaaTAAAGAAAGTGctcgcacgtagcgacgcaacttcccAAAGAGttggtgggagagacaaaatagtttcggagacaaaagttgctcttgcgcgctagctcttatgGATTCAGAATTATAAGAACAGCAAACATCAAACATACTTGCACCATAAAAGCTTTATTTGTTCTTCGATAGGGCTTCATTGTAAATAGCTGCTTTATTACTGGATTCTATACGAGATTTCATCTGAATagcactgaaataattttgtaatgcaTTTTATTACGTTTGTGTTAAAAGATTGGTAATGTGTGACAGTGACACATCATTTTTTTCATACAGGATGTTTATGTGAAGCTGTTGGTGTGATAATATTTGACTTTACCAAGGACTTTACCAGACTttacaaacaattaaataaaaatgtttttcaataaaaatgtctgtaaatatttataatttttgctGTAAAATGTAGATATAGACTGAAGTCATTTAAGATAAGTTACGGTACATACCtagaattaatataataccatACAATAACACACAAATCACTTTTAATGTCtcatatacataattttagaTAACACATTTTATAAGCATTGTGACATTACACAAAAACTTTCTTTGCCCAACAGTCCGCCATACTGaaagtacctattttattagAATGATGAAGGAACAATCTCTTGATTCTAACGCTTAGGTACTCTTTTCTTCAAACCTATTTcgaattaaaacattatacatattcattaaataatctGTTTTCACGGTGataccaataatttattatattaataataaatttatgcaAGAATTTCTGCGTGAGGCCTAATGAAATAAGAATTCATTCTCAAATTCTTTATCACCTTGTTAACACATTTAAATTTGCACAGCAGTTCCATATTCATTAACactatatctatactattattataaagctgaagagtttgtttgtttgtttgttaacgcgctaatctcgggaaatactggtctgatttgaaaaattctttcggttttagatagcccatttatcaagaaaggttataagctatatatcatcacgctgagaccaacaggagcggagccacggggctgaaaccgcgcggagcagctagtattatgataatgtttatttttttatgtttacaaCGAAAACTTTTTTTAGTCTCTACCGGAAATCTAAACGTTTCTTCATTTAAAAACCTCATGTTCTTAAGTAAgtcataaatcaaataaattaacaaaaaaaaagtactcaatattaaaaaaataataattctattaaCTGACATTTTTTCTGCATATATGCAGGctattgaaaacattttcatattgtattcaatatgaaaataatttcaccACATCATGCCCGCTATTCTTGGCGATTTAAGTGCCATCTTCAcccaattataaaataatatttggaaaatccaaaagtgcacgactCATAATGctcatttaattatgaaatataaaaaaaatatatatatatatatagatatgcAGTCTTGtagttttcgttttttattaattgcaattaaacgacactgaattaattaatcattcgcATTCAGTGACCTACAATCGTCgataagaatatttaaaaaaaaaaattaactcaaATGATGGATTTTTTCACAAGTTATAGTGTTTTCAGGTTTCACACATGACGGACAGGAAAATTTTTTGACCTATTTCGGTGTTTTTTTCCAATTCTATtgaagtaaatcaatttttaaaaagtatgggATTAATCTCCATTAAATTATCTCGACAATAGTATGCAAAATATCTTGATTCCGTGAACTAAcaaggctataataataagaatagctGCAAAAATGaggcgaaaaaaatttttcgatcGTAAAGCACTCTCTGATGCTTCGCATCGTCgtgcaaaaaaatatatcatgttactacttaactattttaacatattatgatacagatatatattttgatacgaTTGTAGTTGAGAGCCTTCAACTGCCAACAAGAAACAACCTTATTTAAAATCGCAGTACTACATGTACTTTTGACATGAACTTTTAATGCCCatagcaaaaataaatattcaacattCTTATTAGGAATTCATTGTAAGTATGTTTTACTCAAAAAGTTATCCGGTTTCTCAACAGCTTTTTTAGCTGTCTTAAAACCGAGGgtaaatcaaaaataatagaCACGCGTAAACAAACTTGATATATACAATCAAATTGAGAAAAAGCTCTGTAAATTGATGGACTGAAGGTTTCATACCATAATACACATTAATAGATAAAcacaaatattacaattttcattcaagtaggtaggtacgtatatatgtattttaaaattaatataggaGGTAGAGTTAGAAATAGATATTGTCTCTTCATAAACAGTAAGCATACGTCACTGGTTTTAGGGAAATGACCATCACCCCGGTTAAACTGTAGAAGCCCTCCCGGGCTAAGCAACACTACTCAATCAAAAGAGAAAAAGGGAATGACAAATAAGTTACTAATCTAAAATTAggtctataaaataataaaaaaaagacgtgtggcactcggggactgccgcggtaaagcctGTGGTAaagctatgccttcaagccacacctccgcccgtcggagtggggagcgtgaggttttttcgttacgtaatttctcgattcggtccccgcgctgaAAGCCCGCagtagaagctatgcaatagctttaaagaaaaacaaaagctttacaattattagatataa is a window encoding:
- the LOC123693749 gene encoding uncharacterized protein LOC123693749; translation: MKPYRRTNKAFMVQLRSASGFGRARVLLKEFCGDIRALWRYGAPFPTFLKLIGTLLLCLVVLMPLIYPFFILALTYFTYESLFLSWWLDQPWRFQPIRIVKRGLSCAFRPCNAMDVWKVREVLTRGILLAHSLATSVDYLCVMQGLLDEA